One Bacillus sp. FJAT-52991 genomic region harbors:
- a CDS encoding HD-GYP domain-containing protein: MRLVAVSTLKEHVKLAKPVYNEAGQILIGHGIPLTKQMIFRLQQLGITFVYMEDQRTEDIVFRPAVTERTRQEALSIMKQSFEEVVNTKNLNTKFSFDKMERQFKSIIREMLDQIKEHKEAVSLLSDVCAHDNYILAHSLNVMIYTLALSLKLQLKPRQLEEIGLGAMLHDIGKILIPQPILMKPSRLTNEEYEEIKKHAEYGFNILRKEHSIPLTAAHCAYQHHERINGTGYPRGLTGDQIHLYGKILGVTDVYDAVTSNRIYRQAMLPSEGLEILYAGAGTEFDAEMVEAFRKSIVVYPNGLTVHLHDNRKGVVLRQTPHVSDRPVLLILEEENCELDEPYELDLSKELTVIISETDTTLLGKKK; encoded by the coding sequence ATGAGACTAGTCGCTGTTTCGACATTAAAAGAGCATGTTAAGTTAGCTAAGCCAGTATATAATGAGGCTGGTCAAATTCTTATCGGACATGGAATTCCGCTTACAAAGCAAATGATATTCCGGTTGCAACAACTGGGCATTACATTTGTTTATATGGAAGACCAAAGAACAGAAGATATTGTGTTTAGGCCTGCTGTGACAGAAAGAACACGCCAGGAAGCTCTCAGCATAATGAAGCAATCGTTTGAGGAAGTAGTGAATACGAAAAACTTAAACACTAAGTTTTCATTTGATAAAATGGAGAGACAGTTTAAGAGTATTATACGTGAGATGCTTGATCAAATAAAGGAGCATAAAGAAGCAGTTTCTTTGCTTTCTGACGTATGTGCACACGACAATTATATTTTAGCTCACTCGCTGAATGTCATGATCTATACGTTAGCACTTAGCTTAAAGCTACAATTGAAGCCTCGACAACTTGAAGAGATTGGCCTTGGGGCTATGTTGCATGATATTGGAAAAATACTTATCCCTCAGCCTATTTTGATGAAGCCTTCGCGGCTGACTAATGAAGAGTATGAAGAAATAAAAAAGCATGCTGAGTATGGGTTTAATATTTTAAGGAAAGAACATAGCATTCCACTTACAGCTGCTCATTGTGCTTATCAGCATCATGAAAGAATAAATGGTACAGGTTATCCTCGAGGCCTTACAGGTGACCAAATTCATTTATATGGGAAAATTTTAGGGGTTACCGATGTGTACGATGCTGTTACTTCAAATAGAATATACAGACAGGCTATGCTTCCTTCCGAAGGTCTAGAAATACTATATGCAGGGGCAGGGACTGAATTTGATGCGGAAATGGTTGAAGCTTTTCGTAAGTCTATTGTTGTTTATCCAAATGGCTTGACCGTTCATTTGCATGATAATCGAAAAGGGGTTGTGCTTCGACAAACTCCACATGTTAGCGACCGACCTGTATTATTAATATTAGAAGAAGAGAACTGTGAATTGGATGAGCCGTATGAATTAGATTTATCTAAGGAATTAACGGTGATAAT